The DNA region GGACATGGACACTGTGAACTGCTCCCGGGAGATGCGCTCACTGGGCCCCTTGGTCTTCCCGGTCACGTCCACCCTCCGCATGCCCTCAAACAGCCTGGTGACCATCTCTGCGGGAAGAGCTTCCCCCACGTGGCTCTGCGGGGACAGGTAGGTGAAAAGGTCAGACAGGGTGCCAGTCAAATGAGGCAGGATGATGGAAAAACAGCTAAGGGAGAAAGACCAACCACTGCCACCAGCACATAACCTTCCTAGATCCCCAAATGCACCATCTCTCCCCGCCTAAGGGCATCATGACACCCCAGGACCCACACACCTGAGGCGTCCTGGCTTGTGGCTCAGCTTGGCCGTCAGACTCTTCCATCGTCTGTTCCCATCCTGCCCTCCAGACTTCCCAGTCTCCCCAGACTGGCCGTGTCATTCCTGCCTCTGGCCATCGTCTGCTCTTCACTCTGCTTACAACATCTCCTCAATTCTAGATTCCAGTAGCTGTCATTTGCATGTCTAACTTTATTTCCATATGGAACATACGGTCTGTGTAGTGCTAAGTTGGTCTCCTCTATATTATGGACTCCCGAATATATTAGCTAACTTTACCAATCCAAGTTCTTTGTGCTCAATATGCATTGGAAAGGGgggagaaggataaattgggagattgggagtgacatatacatactaccatatataaaatagataactaatagggtcctactgtatagcacagggaactactcaatactctgtaatgacctatatgggaatagaagctaaaaaagagtggatatatgtatatgtataactgattcactttgtcgtatagcagaaactaacacaacactgtaaatcaactacactccaataaaaatttttttaaattaataaaatctagttcttgggacttccctggtggtcccgtggttaagactccatgctgccaatgcagggggcatgggttcaatctctggtcagggaactaagatcccacatgccatgcggcacggccaaaagattaaaaaaaaaaaaatctagttcttAATTGTCTTGCCAGTAACATTCTGTAaatatccttttctctttttttttattttttatttaattttatttttagctgcattgggtcttcgttgctgcacgcgggctttctctagttgcggcgcgtgggggctactcttcgttgcagtgggctCCTCTcaccgtggtggcttctcttgtggagcacaggctctaggcccgcgggcttcagtagttgtgccatgcgggctcagtagttgtggctcgcgagctgcagaacacaggctcagtagttgtggcacacgggtttagctgctctgcggcatgtgggatcttcctggaccagggctcaaacccgtgtcccctgtactggcaggtggattcttaaccactgcaccaccagggaagccccaccctatTTATCTTGATAAACACCTGTGAATGCTGTCACCAACTCAGCAGTTAAGTCCCTAAGTGGCCTGTCTTGTTCTGTCTACTCCAGCTTAGTGGGCGACCCAGCAGACTGGGGTGCTTCTGGTCTAGTGGAGATACACacatgatacacacacacacacacacaagctgtgACCCCAATCCTCCCTGgccagtttcctcaactataaggTGAGTATGTTGGGGTGGGCCGATGAGGTCTCTTCACTGCTGTCTCGCTCTGTCTGAGCACCCAAACCACCCAAACACGTGGCTAAGAGCCCCATGGAACGGGGCCAAAAGATGGGTAAATGGGCAGTTCTCACTCGTTGTCAGGTGAACCTTGACTCTgaaacttcattattttgttaggaaaaccacaaaactcctaggaCGTCAAACACTTACGAATCCTAAAGGCCAAGGTGGACTTGAAACTTTGCAGTTATCGGACCCACAAATACAGCTAAGGGCAGCCTGTCACTCGTCTGGAGGGAAACCGGGGACAGTGGTTCAAGAGACAGCAAGAGGCCAGCCCCTCTAGTCAACCTCAAGCGGGAAAAGTCCCCAAAACACTGTGACACGAAGGCTGAGCAGAGCAGCTGCAACACGGACCACAGAagccacaaagctgaaaataggTACTATCTGTCCCTTTCCAGAAGACACATCCCTCAGTGTTCCCATACCTGTCCTACAGGAACAGACAGCCAGTTTTGGCCTGACCCCTCTCCAAACTAAACATGGACTTCTGACTGTTACTCTTGCCTTCAGTGCCTGCAGAGAGAAGGATCTGGGCGAGGTACTGGAGCCGAGTTCCTCTGACGACAGAGAATCAAACAATCTGTCAATCTCGGCCTGCTCCTCAGGAAGAAACCGCGAGGAGAAACTCTGCCCCGGGTGGCTCTTGCTATTCCCCATCTGTCCTTGTAGCTGGCAGGATTCTCTGCAGAAGGAAAGTTCACACCCAGTTAGGAGGGACATCAAAATGTAATaatcacagaaaataaacatcGATAATTATATGGTCGAGGTAATCAATACTGACCTACTTGCAAAATGCAGCTACAACACATCAGAGCTATGTAATGTTGTTTCAGTGTGGTAGAAATTAATGGTCAACACAAAGTGGGAAAACCCAATTCTAATTCCTCTCACTGCCTGAGGCCTGCTCATAACTGCCAACCAACAGTCTGGATTTCTTTATTCGAAAACAGTTTCTAAGCTAATGTAactaaaatgtagaaaaaacaGGATTTCaatctaaatattcattttttaaaagtctgagttgaaaaaataatctataaagCTGGATGAtcacacatatttaaataaaatcaacaccCTGCAAATATCACCTACAGAGCAGATGTGCTATTAGACATGTTTTTCCCTTTGTGATCCTGGCTCCACCTGGCTGGCTGTATGGTCTTGGGCAAGCGACCAAaactctctgtgccccagtttcctcgtttgtaaaatgggaataatcacaGCCCAACCTCAGATGGCTGTGATCATGGTTGGCCAAAGCTGTGAGATCAGGACTTCCCTAggggcgtagtggttaagaatccgcctgccaatgcaggggacacaggttcgagccctagtacaggaagatcccacatgccgccgagcaactaagaccatgcgccacaactactgagcctgcgctctagagcccaggagccacaactactgaagcccatgcacctagagcccacgctccacaaaaagagaagccaccacaatgagaagcccgcacaccacaacgaacagcagcccctgctcgccgctactggagaaagcccacatgcagtgacgaagacccaacgcagccaaaaataaataaataaaattaatttattaaaaaataaataaataaataacatacaaaggaattcccataacattatcagctgatttttcagcagaaactctgcaggccaggctGCTCCGAGCCCGCCCGCCACGGTCTCCGGCGCCAGCTACGCCGCTGCCGCTGTCACTATGGCCCATTACAAAGCCGCCGACTCGAAGCGCGAGCAGTTCCGGAGGTACTTGGAGAAGTCGAGGGTGCTGGACACGCTGACCAAGGTTTTGGTAGCCTTGTATGAAGAACCAGAGAAACCTAATAGTGCTTtggattttttaaagcatcactTAGGAGCTGCTACcccagaaaatccagaaatagagcTGCTTTGCCTAGAATtggcagaaatgaaagagaaatatgaagctattgtagaagaaaataaaaaactgaaaacaaagctTGCTCAGTATGAACCACCTCAGGAGGAGAAGCGTGCTGAATAGGATTCTTCTCAGTTgaaaagacactgaaaaatgGTTTCGTGTGACTTGAATAGTTTGTATAGTATATAATCTTTTCCGAACAGATGCTATAGCACtcttttaatatgttaaattCACCTATCACACTTTAACTGTTATAAACACATATACTTAGAATCACCAATAAAAACTCAATATAACTTTCTTCGGGTCTTAAAAGCAGGAGAATCAAAAGGgaatcctgaaaaaaaatctaaacacagCCATCTAATTCATTACCTTAAAAGACATTCTGTTTATTAGTCTGACTAGGAATGATGGTATTGGTTGTATTTTAGCCGAGGAAGTTTAGCATGGAGCTATTCCTTGGTTTAGTTCAGGATATGAACACAGGTACAgtcattctttaaaatgaagatgacaGTGTTGTTTATATTGTCTGTAGGCAGCTGGAGAGATCTGTGTGACATAAGATACTGTTGCATGGGGTCTCATGAATCTTCTGCTCTTGTTTATATAATGTGGAACAAATGACTCTTCTTTGCCACCACTTTGCCTTAGATAACTGTGTGTGTGCCAGTGTGAACTCTGACACCACGTTTCCTTCTATGCAATCATGCCCTATCTGATAATGTTGGCTTGCTTTGCTATGTGCTTCCGTGGGTCCCAGCTGCACATTGGcctttctgtgttgtttttcaaCTTGCTATAATAGCAGTTAAACTGATTGTAATCTATATAACTTTAAAGAGAATCACACTGTTCCCCTGCCTTACTTGTTGCTTAGCTGAACACAGAACAGAGGCAATATAAAATTCTGGGTTCACGCACAAGCTGGGACAAGAAGGGGAATGAGCCATATATCGTGGAAAATTATAGTTTGCGGGTATAATTATATAGTGCCTTTTTCCCCTCAAAGTATTTTTCTAGCCTTgaattcattttatcttcattatCCCTGTGAAGTAGGTAGGCAAGTATGAGGGGAGGTGGGGTGCTGAATTTTTAGGCCAAAGACTGATATGAATACAAATTATTTACTAATTGTAGAACCTTGGGCACATCAGTTAATTGCTCTGAgattcactttcctcatctgttaaatgggaataatatctgtgctgcctacctcacagggttgttgtgagggtcaaATGGAATGTATGTGAAAGATTTGTAAATGGTAAAGCACTatattcttgttaaaaaaaaaaaaaaagaaaccctgcaggccagaagggagtggcaggatatacttcaagtgatgaaagagaaaaaactacaaccaagattacccagcaaggatctcattcagattcaatagagaaatcaaaagcttttcagacaagcaaaagctaagagaattcagcaccaccaaaccagctttacaacaaatgctaaagaaacttctctaagtgggaaacacagagaagaaaaagatctacaaaaacaaacccaaaacaattaagaaaatggtaatagcaacatacatatcgataataaccttgaatgtaaatggattagatgccccaaccaaaagatacagactggctgaatggatacaaaaacaagacccatctatatgctgtctacaagagacccacttcagacttagcaacacatacagactgaaggtgaagggatggaaaaggatattccttgcaaatggaaatcaaaagaaaactggagaagcaatactcgtatccaataaaatagactttaaaataaagactgttacaagagataaggagggacactacataatgatcaaaggatcaatccaagaagaagatataacaattataaatgtttatgcacccaacacaggagcacctcaatacgtaaggcaaatgctaacaaccatgaaagcagaaatcaacagtaacacaataatagtaggggactttaacacgtcacttacaccaatggacagatcatccaaacagaaaataaataaggaaacacaatctttaaatgacacaatagaccagatagatttaactgatatttaaagaacattctacccaaaagtggcagaatacacttttttctcaagtgcacatggaacattctccaggatagatcacatcttgggt from Balaenoptera musculus isolate JJ_BM4_2016_0621 chromosome 19, mBalMus1.pri.v3, whole genome shotgun sequence includes:
- the LOC118885739 gene encoding c-Myc-binding protein-like, whose translation is MAHYKAADSKREQFRRYLEKSRVLDTLTKVLVALYEEPEKPNSALDFLKHHLGAATPENPEIELLCLELAEMKEKYEAIVEENKKLKTKLAQYEPPQEEKRAE